The following coding sequences are from one Streptomyces sp. NBC_01485 window:
- the aroA gene encoding 3-phosphoshikimate 1-carboxyvinyltransferase, with the protein MPVNPAHTALWPAPYASEAVDATVHVPGSKSVTNRALVLAALASEPGWLRRPLRSRDTLLMAGALRELGVGIEETVSSSSSVAGGPEGTGEAWRVLPAGLSGPATVDVGNAGTVMRFLPPVAALADGPVRFDGDPRSYERPLNGVIDALRVLGARIDDDGRGALPLTVHGSGALDGGPVEIDASSSSQFVSALLLSAPRFNQGVEVRHTGSSLPSLPHIRMTVDMLRAVGAQVDTPESGGEPNVWRVTPGALLGRDLTIEPDLSNAQPFLAAALVTGGRVLIPDWPARTTQPGDRLREIFTEMGGSCELTDYGLVFTGSGSIHGIDVDLGDVGELTPGIAAVAALADSPSTLRNVSHLRLHETDRLAALTKEINELGGDVTETADGLHIRPRRLHGGIFHTYDDHRMATAGAIIGLAVEGVQIENVATTAKTLPDFPDLWTGMLGTSGV; encoded by the coding sequence ATGCCCGTGAACCCCGCCCACACCGCCCTCTGGCCCGCCCCGTACGCGAGCGAGGCCGTCGACGCGACGGTCCACGTGCCGGGGTCGAAGTCCGTCACCAACCGCGCTCTCGTCCTCGCCGCCCTCGCCTCCGAGCCCGGCTGGCTGCGCCGCCCGCTCCGCTCCCGAGACACCCTGCTGATGGCGGGCGCCCTGCGCGAGCTGGGCGTCGGCATCGAGGAGACCGTGTCGTCCAGCTCCTCCGTGGCGGGCGGCCCCGAGGGCACCGGCGAGGCCTGGCGCGTCCTCCCGGCCGGGCTGTCCGGCCCCGCCACGGTCGACGTCGGCAACGCGGGCACCGTCATGCGCTTCCTCCCCCCGGTCGCCGCCCTCGCCGACGGCCCCGTCCGCTTCGACGGCGACCCGCGTTCGTACGAGCGCCCCCTGAACGGCGTCATCGACGCGCTGCGCGTCCTCGGCGCCCGGATCGACGACGACGGCCGGGGCGCGCTGCCGCTGACCGTGCACGGCTCGGGTGCGCTGGACGGCGGGCCGGTGGAGATCGACGCGTCGTCGTCCTCCCAGTTCGTGTCGGCGCTGCTGCTCTCCGCCCCCCGCTTCAACCAGGGCGTGGAGGTCCGGCACACCGGCTCCTCGCTGCCCTCCCTGCCGCACATCCGGATGACCGTGGACATGCTGCGCGCGGTCGGCGCCCAGGTGGACACCCCGGAGTCGGGCGGCGAGCCGAACGTCTGGCGGGTCACGCCGGGCGCGCTGCTCGGCCGGGACCTGACGATCGAGCCGGACCTGTCCAACGCCCAGCCGTTCCTGGCGGCGGCGCTGGTGACGGGCGGCCGGGTGCTGATCCCGGACTGGCCTGCCCGCACCACCCAGCCGGGCGACCGGCTGCGCGAGATCTTCACCGAGATGGGCGGCTCCTGCGAACTGACCGACTACGGCCTGGTCTTCACCGGCTCGGGCTCGATCCACGGCATCGACGTCGACCTGGGCGACGTCGGCGAGCTGACCCCGGGCATCGCGGCGGTCGCCGCCCTCGCGGACTCCCCGTCCACCCTGCGGAACGTGTCCCACCTGCGCCTGCACGAGACGGACCGGCTGGCCGCGCTGACCAAGGAGATCAACGAACTCGGCGGCGACGTCACCGAGACCGCCGACGGCCTGCACATCCGCCCGCGCCGGCTGCACGGCGGGATCTTCCACACCTACGACGACCACCGCATGGCGACGGCCGGCGCGATCATCGGCCTGGCCGTGGAGGGCGTGCAGATCGAGAACGTGGCGACGACGGCGAAGACCCTGCCGGACTTCCCCGACCTGTGGACCGGGATGCTCGGGACGTCCGGGGTATAG
- the rsgA gene encoding ribosome small subunit-dependent GTPase A codes for MRRYGKHTDEDDIRSRPNRKGNRPRTHIRPKHEDSVEGMVLTVDRGRLTCLVEDRIVLAMKARELGRKAAVVGDRVDIVGDLSGKKDTLARIVRIAQRTSVLRRTADDDDPFERVVVANADQMAVVTALADPEPRPRLIDRCLVAAFDGGLTPLLVMTKSDLASPDKLLELYGHLDIPYVVTSREELENGDAADRVRELLAGRTTAFVGHSGVGKTTLVNALVPEELRRVTGHVNAVTGRGRHTTTSALALPLAGTDDWVIDTPGLRSFGLHHVDPSRVVLAFPDLVPGTEGCPRACSHDEPDCALDAWVAEGHADQARLYSLRRLLSTRERTEGD; via the coding sequence ATGCGCCGCTACGGCAAGCACACCGACGAGGACGACATCCGCAGCCGCCCGAACCGCAAGGGCAACCGGCCGCGTACGCATATCCGGCCCAAGCACGAGGACTCCGTCGAGGGCATGGTCCTCACCGTCGACCGGGGCCGGCTGACCTGCCTCGTCGAGGACCGGATCGTCCTCGCGATGAAGGCCCGCGAACTGGGCCGCAAGGCCGCGGTCGTGGGCGACCGGGTCGACATCGTCGGCGACCTGTCCGGTAAGAAGGACACCCTCGCCCGCATCGTCCGCATCGCGCAGCGCACCTCGGTGCTCCGCCGCACCGCGGACGACGACGACCCGTTCGAGCGCGTGGTCGTCGCCAACGCCGACCAGATGGCCGTCGTCACCGCGCTGGCCGACCCGGAGCCGCGCCCCCGCCTGATCGACCGCTGCCTGGTGGCGGCGTTCGACGGCGGCCTCACCCCGCTGCTGGTCATGACGAAGTCGGACCTGGCATCGCCGGACAAGCTGCTGGAGCTGTACGGCCACCTCGACATCCCGTACGTCGTCACCAGCCGCGAGGAGCTGGAGAACGGCGACGCGGCGGACCGGGTGCGCGAGCTGCTGGCCGGGCGGACCACGGCGTTCGTCGGGCATTCGGGCGTCGGCAAGACGACCCTGGTCAACGCGCTGGTCCCGGAGGAGCTGCGGCGGGTGACCGGCCATGTCAACGCGGTGACCGGCCGCGGCCGCCACACCACGACGTCGGCGCTGGCCCTGCCCCTGGCGGGCACGGACGACTGGGTGATCGACACTCCGGGCCTGCGGTCCTTCGGCCTGCACCACGTCGACCCGTCCCGGGTGGTCCTCGCCTTCCCCGACCTGGTGCCGGGCACCGAGGGCTGCCCGCGCGCGTGCAGCCACGACGAGCCGGACTGCGCGCTGGACGCATGGGTGGCCGAGGGCCACGCCGACCAGGCCCGGCTGTACTCCCTGCGCCGGCTGCTCTCGACGCGCGAGCGCACGGAAGGCGACTGA